The following proteins are co-located in the Hemiscyllium ocellatum isolate sHemOce1 chromosome 34, sHemOce1.pat.X.cur, whole genome shotgun sequence genome:
- the LOC132832148 gene encoding armadillo-like helical domain-containing protein 2 produces MFQSIVDFYEKYIKRRLFGNEDEDDDSIDDDNPQVKQMRILGASLQKTQLPLNNRLQAALSIGILSFTGGPEATASAQDYIEELIRFLNRTLLLDKDKILVLQSLSGICYNNITNQNAAIDLQILITLVTILNTRNTTKMKIMLKYWACYLLNILCCNNIAVARRLNKAKHLHTSLIQLSESNWYGWPKNYAQVLIYLLGFEKQIKSL; encoded by the exons ATGTTCCAGTCAATTGTTGATTTTTATGAGAAATACATCAAACGTCGTCTATTCGGGAATGAGGATGAAGATGATGACTCTATAGATGATGATAATCCACAGGTCAAACAGATGAGGATCCTGGGTGCATCGCTACAGAAGACTCAGCTGCCATTGAACAACAGGCTCCAAGCTGCATTATCTATAGGCATACTGAGTTTTACAG GTGGGCCTGAAGCTACAGCCAGTGCACAGGACTACATTGAAGAGCTCATCCGCTTCCTGAATCGAACATTGCTTTTAGATAAGGACAAGATCTTAGTTCTGCAAAGCCTCTCTGGAATTTGCTATAATAATATCACCAACCAAAATGCTGCGATAGATTTGCAAATTCTGATTACACTGGTTACCATCCTTAACACCAGAAACACAACCAAAATGAAAATAATGCTGAAGTACTGGGCATGCTACTTGCTGAATATACTATGCTGCAACAACATTGCTGTAGCTCGACGCCTCAATAAAGCTAAACATCTTCACACCAGCCTCATACAGTTATCAGAGAGCAATTGGTATGGGTGGCCAAAGAATTATGCTCAAGTTCTGATTTACCTGTTAGGGtttgaaaagcaaatcaaatcTTTGTAA